One Malus sylvestris chromosome 14, drMalSylv7.2, whole genome shotgun sequence DNA segment encodes these proteins:
- the LOC126599944 gene encoding protein NRT1/ PTR FAMILY 2.11-like, translating into MAKNYEEAVTKDESEIKYRGIKAMPFVIGNETFEKLGTIGTSSNLLVYLTTVFNMKSITATTLVNVFNGTTNFATLPGAFLSDTYFGRYKTLGFASVASFLGMLILTLTAAVAKLHPPSCEVDGISGPCIGPTPWQMAFLLSGLGLLVVGAGGIRPCNLAFGADQFDPNTESGKKATNSFFNWYYFTFTFAMMVSLTIIVYVQSNVSWAWGLGIPTFLMFLSCALFFMGTKIYVIVKPDGSPFTTAVRVTVAAVKKRGLQLPEQPWISLFNYVPKSSINSKIPYTDQFRILDKAAIMTNEDKINPDGSAANPWGLCSMQQVEEIKCLVRVVPIWISQVIYYVTLVQQQTYTVFQALQSDRHLGNTGFKIPAASYTVFTMLALTIWIPIYDRLIVPKLRKITGKEGGITVLQKMGIGMVLAIITMLVSGLVEEKRRSLALSNPIGMEGRRGAISSMSGFWFIPQLSLIGLSEAFTVIAQVEFYYRQFPENMRSIGGSFLFVGMAMSNYLSSFLVSIVHHTSDWLPEDLNKGRLDYFYYVVVVLEVLNLVYFVVLARWFKYKGSGGSASEIGMENMQSEKHLV; encoded by the exons ATGGCGAAGAATTACGAGGAGGCTGTTACAAAAGATGAGTCTGAGATCAAGTACCGTGGCATCAAAGCCATGCCCTTTGTTATAG GAAATGAAACCTTTGAGAAGCTAGGAACTATAGGAACTTCATCGAACCTTTTGGTCTATCTGACCACAGTGTTCAACATGAAAAGCATCACAGCTACAACTCTTGTCAATGTCTTCAATGGCACCACCAACTTTGCCACCTTGCCGGGAGCCTTCCTCAGTGACACCTATTTTGGCCGCTACAAAACCCTCGGATTTGCTTCAGTTGCTTCTTTCTTG GGGATGCTGATACTAACCCTAACAGCGGCGGTTGCAAAGCTACATCCTCCAAGCTGTGAAGTAGACGGAATAAGTGGCCCATGCATTGGTCCAACACCATGGCAAATGGCATTTCTACTAAGCGGACTCGGTCTACTAGTTGTCGGAGCTGGTGGCATTAGGCCTTGCAACTTAGCCTTTGGTGCAGACCAATTTGATCCCAATACTGAATCAGGGAAGAAGGCCACCAACAGCTTTTTCAACTGGTACTACTTCACCTTCACTTTTGCCATGATGGTTTCTTTGACAATCATCGTCTACGTGCAATCCAACGTGAGCTGGGCTTGGGGGTTGGGAATTCCTACATTTCTCATGTTCTTGTCTTGTGCACTATTCTTCATGGGTACAAAAATTTATGTGATAGTGAAACCAGATGGTAGTCCATTCACAACTGCAGTGAGGGTCACAGTTGCTGCAGTCAAGAAGAGAGGACTGCAATTACCGGAGCAACCATGGATTTCACTTTTTAACTACGTCCCGAAAAGCTCTATCAACTCCAAGATTCCTTACACTGATCAATTCAG AATCCTTGACAAAGCTGCAATCATGACCAATGAAGACAAAATCAACCCGGATGGGTCAGCAGCAAATCCATGGGGACTTTGCAGTATGCAGCAAGTGGAAGAAATTAAGTGCTTGGTGAGAGTGGTTCCCATTTGGATCTCACAAGTTATATACTATGTTACCCTGGTGCAACAACAAACTTATACAGTCTTCCAAGCACTGCAATCCGACAGGCACCTTGGCAACACCGGCTTCAAGATCCCCGCTGCGTCTTACACAGTATTCACCATGCTTGCCCTCACAATCTGGATACCAATCTATGACAGACTCATAgtcccaaaattgagaaaaattacAGGAAAAGAAGGGGGCATCACAGTACTACAAAAGATGGGCATTGGCATGGTTCTTGCTATAATAACCATGCTAGTGTCTGGCCTAGttgaagagaagagaagaagcTTGGCTCTCTCTAATCCAATTGGAATGGAGGGAAGAAGGGGTGCAATTTCTTCGATGTCCGGATTTTGGTTCATTCCTCAGTTGTCACTAATCGGACTTTCTGAGGCTTTCACAGTGATTGCCCAAGTGGAGTTTTACTACAGGCAGTTCCCAGAAAACATGAGAAGCATTGGGGGTTCATTTTTGTTTGTAGGGATGGCAATGTCCAATTACCTGAGTAGTTTTTTGGTGTCGATAGTTCACCATACCAGTGATTGGCTGCCTGAAGATCTTAACAAGGGGAGATTGGATTACTTTTATTATGTGGTGGTTGTATTGGAGGTTTTGAATCTTGTCTATTTCGTAGTACTTGCTAGGTGGTTTAAGTACAAAGGAAGTGGTGGAAGTGCCTCTGAAATTGGGATGGAGAATATGCAATCTGAGAAACATCTTGTTTGA
- the LOC126600320 gene encoding protein NRT1/ PTR FAMILY 2.8-like: MQCGSRESEQRGKNREKEKEGEMENENDSSLLEQVPPPNPKGGWRAIKYILGNESFEKLASMSLIANITVYLNTRYNLSGIFVVNVVNIWNGTSNVVTLAGAFVSDAYLGRFSTLLVGSMSSLLGMGAMTLTASIDKLRPSTCKDPQHCPQPQPWQLVFLYIALLLLSLGAGCIRPCNIAFGADQFDTRTAKGRAQLQSFFNWWYFSFTLALVVALTGVVYIQTNISWVIGFVIPTACLASSITIFLVGRHTYIYLKPQGSIFLDIAKVITAACRKSRVKVSLASEHSFYDPPLNNASDQSYMILKLPHTNRFRFLDRAAIITNPNELDNQGKPRSSWRLCSLQQVEQLKCLVAILPVWVTAIGTFMCMDQHNTFGVLQILQTDRSIGPHFKFAPGWMNIIAMLALATWIFIYEQIYLPLTQRRSGRDKRLTMQQRINTGIVLSILSMLVSGIVEEHRRKTALKHGSFISPVSFGLLLPQFVLSGLTEAFAAVSIMEFFTMQMPESMRTIAGAVFFLSLSVSSYLGSLIVNIVSKATQKKGETPWLGGHDLNKNKLDYYYYIIAGLGVVNLAYFNFFARHYVTVGRFGKGRMEMQPENPSGSRDLVEHESTDEEKGLGTHA, from the exons atgcAATGTGGATCCAGAGAAAGTGAGCAGCGAGGGaaaaatagagagaaagagaaagagggagagatggAGAATGAGAATGATTCTTCACTATTAGAGCAAGTGCCCCCTCCTAACCCTAAAGGAGGATGGAGAGCTATCAAATACATTCTTG GGAATGAATCGTTCGAGAAGCTGGCTTCGATGAGTTTGATAGCCAACATCACAGTGTACTTGAATACAAGATACAACTTAAGTGGAATATTTGTGGTAAATGTGGTTAATATATGGAATGGTACATCGAATGTTGTAACACTAGCAGGTGCTTTTGTGTCTGATGCTTATCTGGGCAGATTTAGTACCCTCCTCGTTGGATCCATGTCATCTCTCCTG GGTATGGGAGCCATGACCCTTACTGCATCTATAGATAAGTTAAGACCCTCCACCTGCAAAGATCCCCAACATTGCCCTCAGCCGCAGCCTTGGCAGCTGGTCTTCCTCTACATTGCTCTTCTACTGCTCTCCCTAGGAGCAGGTTGCATCAGGCCCTGCAACATTGCCTTTGGTGCTGACCAATTCGACACCAGGACAGCAAAAGGAAGGGCGCAACTCCAAAGCTTTTTCAATTGGTGGTATTTCTCTTTCACACTGGCTCTAGTTGTGGCCCTCACCGGAGTTGTGTACATCCAGACCAATATCAGTTGGGTCATAGGGTTTGTCATTCCCACTGCCTGCCTTGCTTCCTCTATCACCATTTTCTTGGTCGGCCGCCACACTTACATTTACTTGAAGCCTCAAGGGAGCATTTTTTTGGACATAGCCAAGGTCATCACAGCTGCCTGTCGAAAATCAAGAGTAAAGGTTTCACTGGCTTCCGAGCACTCATTTTATGATCCTCCACTAAACAATGCATCTGATCAGTCATATATGATCTTGAAGCTCCCTCACACTAATCGCTTCAGGTTCCTTGACAGAGCTGCTATAATAACTAACCCAAATGAATTGGACAATCAAGGCAAGCCTAGGAGCAGTTGGAGGCTGTGTAGCCTCCAACAAGTTGAGCAACTGAAGTGCTTAGTGGCAATTCTTCCAGTTTGGGTTACAGCAATCGGGACTTTCATGTGCATGGACCAACATAACACTTTCGGGGTCTTACAAATATTGCAAACGGACAGATCCATAGGACCGCATTTCAAATTCGCACCCGGATGGATGAATATCATAGCAATGCTTGCACTCGCAACGTGGATCTTCATCTACGAGCAAATTTACCTCCCGCTGACCCAAAGAAGGAGCGGTAGGGACAAAAGACTGACGATGCAACAGAGGATCAACACCGGCATTGTGCTGTCCATTCTGTCCATGTTGGTATCTGGGATCGTTGAAGAGCACCGTCGGAAAACTGCTTTGAAACACGGATCATTCATTTCACCCGTGAGCTTTGGCCTACTCTTACCACAGTTTGTCTTATCAGGGTTGACTGAGGCCTTTGCGGCTGTTTCCATAATGGAGTTTTTCACTATGCAAATGCCGGAGAGTATGAGGACTATTGCCGGGGCAGTCTTCTTCCTCAGCTTATCGGTTTCGAGTTATCTAGGCTCTTTGATAGTCAATATAGTCAGCAAGGCAACCCAAAAGAAGGGGGAAACGCCCTGGCTCGGCGGTCATGACCTGAACAAGAATAAGCTGGACTACTACTACTACATCATTGCCGGCCTCGGAGTTGTTAACCTTGCGTATTTCAATTTCTTTGCTCGACATTACGTAACGGTTGGAAGGTTTGGAAAAGGGAGAATGGAGATGCAGCCGGAGAATCCGAGTGGCTCAAGAGACCTGGTGGAACATGAATCGACGGATGAGGAGAAGGGGTTGGGTACTCATGCATAG